The Saccharothrix variisporea genome has a segment encoding these proteins:
- a CDS encoding serine hydrolase domain-containing protein, with the protein MKALFLAAVLALGFPMPAMATPDQNLDLVLRQALEDTGVPGFSAVVTRGDEVVHVGGYGDGVTERTPMRVASVSKSFTAAAVMALVDDGKVELDGSVVAQLPGFVMEDERASRITVRQLLNQTSGLADFTMDVSALEQAASLEEFVAGLRGASLASDPGVRYRYCNANYDVAARLVEVASGRSYSEFLRERVFGPLGMGDSRVGGEVPDGFNSAFGVWVQREELPAFRGGSGDVVTTAADMGKWLISQNGRGRQVVSASALEVMHSPSAVAEYGMGWAPDGDGLLIHSGNLFTYTAVEAISPRTGYGYAVLVNSASLHDAAYGVLQALVAATEGREPVSAGGGRQTTELVLGIVGLLAALLGVFGVVRAGKWARKRAGRAWWRVVVRLVPGVVPVVVLAAYPDLVSVLMNGRTVTWAQMTYFPLPLTVVVVVAALAGGATVGARVWRLWLLR; encoded by the coding sequence GTGAAAGCGCTTTTCTTGGCGGCGGTTCTGGCGTTGGGATTCCCGATGCCGGCGATGGCGACTCCCGATCAGAACCTCGACCTTGTTCTGCGGCAGGCGTTGGAGGATACCGGGGTGCCTGGGTTTTCTGCTGTGGTTACCCGGGGGGATGAGGTTGTTCATGTTGGGGGGTATGGGGATGGGGTTACTGAACGTACGCCGATGAGGGTGGCGTCGGTTAGCAAGTCGTTCACGGCTGCGGCTGTTATGGCGTTGGTGGACGATGGGAAGGTTGAGCTGGACGGTAGCGTTGTGGCGCAGTTGCCTGGGTTTGTGATGGAGGATGAGCGGGCTTCGCGGATCACTGTGCGGCAGTTGCTCAATCAGACGTCTGGGCTGGCTGACTTTACGATGGATGTCTCGGCGTTGGAGCAGGCCGCCTCGTTGGAGGAGTTTGTGGCCGGGTTGCGCGGGGCCTCGTTGGCCAGTGATCCTGGGGTTCGGTATCGGTACTGCAATGCCAATTACGACGTTGCTGCCCGGTTGGTGGAGGTTGCTAGCGGGCGGTCTTATTCCGAGTTCCTGCGGGAGCGGGTGTTTGGGCCCCTGGGGATGGGGGACAGTCGGGTTGGTGGGGAGGTTCCCGACGGCTTCAACTCCGCGTTCGGGGTGTGGGTTCAGAGGGAGGAGTTGCCGGCGTTTCGTGGGGGTAGCGGGGATGTTGTGACTACCGCCGCGGACATGGGGAAGTGGTTGATCTCGCAGAACGGGCGTGGGCGGCAGGTGGTGTCGGCGTCTGCTTTGGAGGTCATGCATTCGCCGTCGGCTGTGGCTGAGTACGGGATGGGGTGGGCGCCTGATGGGGATGGGTTGTTGATCCACTCTGGGAATTTGTTCACGTATACGGCTGTGGAGGCGATTTCTCCCCGTACCGGGTATGGGTATGCGGTTCTGGTGAACTCGGCTTCGTTGCACGACGCCGCCTATGGGGTGTTGCAGGCGCTGGTGGCGGCGACGGAGGGCCGCGAGCCGGTGTCTGCTGGTGGGGGACGGCAGACGACCGAGTTGGTGCTGGGGATTGTGGGGCTGCTGGCCGCCCTGTTGGGGGTGTTCGGGGTTGTGCGCGCTGGGAAGTGGGCGCGTAAGAGGGCCGGGCGTGCTTGGTGGCGGGTTGTTGTGCGGCTGGTGCCTGGGGTGGTGCCGGTGGTGGTGTTGGCGGCTTATCCGGATCTGGTGTCCGTCTTGATGAACGGGCGGACGGTCACCTGGGCGCAGATGACGTATTTTCCGTTGCCGTTGACGGTTGTGGTGGTGGTTGCGGCTCTGGCGGGTGGGGCGACGGTGGGGGCACGGGTGTGGCGGCTGTGGTTGTTGCGGTGA
- a CDS encoding sensor histidine kinase has translation MRNYLVLAVIAGGGLVNGLALDGLPMWRQVVFVGLAVAAYLHGRYLGVARGWPVLVGVAAPAVGLMAVDLVEWAGAVACLGVFVGLPWGAGRFRRQQALLIVELRRAQELVAERARLRERARIAADVHDSLGHELALIALRAGGLELAPDLSEENRRAAGELRESAVVATDRLRRTVGLLRETTVVPVGEGVAELVARAVDAGMVVRLEGDVGGLPELVDRAVHRVVQEGLTNAARHAPGSEVGVTVSRRAGEVEVRVVNALVGGLRSGASGGVRPAGPAAGGGLRPPSPSSHGGTTEDGGTRAEELAGSGLVGLRERVELLGGVFRAGVDGDEFVVCARVPVRGERR, from the coding sequence GTGAGGAACTACCTGGTGCTGGCGGTGATCGCCGGTGGTGGGCTGGTCAACGGGCTGGCGTTGGACGGGTTGCCGATGTGGCGGCAAGTCGTGTTCGTGGGGCTTGCGGTTGCGGCTTATCTGCACGGGCGGTACCTCGGGGTGGCTCGGGGGTGGCCGGTGTTGGTGGGGGTGGCGGCGCCTGCGGTCGGGTTGATGGCCGTCGATCTTGTGGAGTGGGCGGGGGCGGTGGCTTGTTTGGGGGTGTTCGTCGGGCTGCCTTGGGGTGCGGGGAGGTTTCGGCGGCAGCAAGCCCTGTTGATCGTGGAGTTGCGGCGGGCGCAGGAACTGGTGGCTGAGCGGGCTCGGTTGCGGGAGCGGGCTCGGATCGCGGCGGATGTGCACGACTCGTTGGGGCACGAACTGGCGTTGATCGCGTTGCGGGCCGGGGGGTTGGAGCTGGCGCCGGATTTGAGTGAGGAGAACCGGCGGGCGGCTGGTGAGCTGCGGGAGTCGGCGGTGGTGGCCACCGATCGGTTGCGGCGGACGGTCGGGTTGTTGCGGGAGACGACCGTGGTGCCGGTGGGTGAAGGGGTGGCGGAGCTGGTCGCGCGGGCGGTCGACGCCGGGATGGTGGTGCGGCTGGAGGGGGACGTCGGCGGGTTGCCGGAGTTGGTGGACCGGGCTGTGCACCGGGTGGTGCAGGAGGGGTTGACCAATGCCGCTCGTCACGCGCCGGGGAGTGAGGTGGGGGTGACGGTGTCGCGGAGGGCGGGGGAGGTCGAGGTGCGGGTGGTGAATGCGCTGGTGGGCGGCCTCCGGTCCGGAGCTTCCGGTGGCGTCCGGCCCGCAGGGCCTGCGGCTGGCGGCGGCCTCCGGCCCCCGTCTCCATCGTCGCACGGGGGTACGACGGAGGATGGGGGGACGCGTGCGGAGGAGTTGGCGGGGAGTGGGTTGGTGGGGTTGAGGGAGCGGGTGGAGTTGCTCGGAGGGGTGTTCAGGGCTGGGGTGGACGGGGACGAGTTCGTGGTGTGCGCGCGGGTGCCGGTGCGGGGGGAGCGGCGGTGA
- a CDS encoding geranyl diphosphate 2-C-methyltransferase produces MATAQSPTTDVKPVLRSAYQRSVAEYWNQEKDPVNIKLGEVDGLYHHHYGIGDYDPAVLQTPPEQRDQAIIAELHRLETAQADVLLDHFGDVIKPGDRMMDGGSGRGGTSFMANQRFGARLDGVSISEAQVEFANDQARKRGVADQVRFHFKNMLDTGFDTGSMRGIWTNETTMYVDLQQLYAEFARLIAPGGRYVCITGCYNDLTGGRSRAVSQIDQHYICNIHPRSEYFRALADNGFVPINVVDLTAATIPYWELRAKSSVATGIEDPFLTAYREGSFHYLLIAADRI; encoded by the coding sequence ATGGCCACGGCACAATCCCCGACCACCGATGTGAAGCCGGTGCTGCGCAGCGCCTACCAGCGCTCGGTCGCCGAGTACTGGAACCAGGAGAAGGACCCGGTCAACATCAAGCTCGGCGAGGTCGACGGGCTGTACCACCACCACTACGGCATCGGGGACTACGACCCGGCCGTGCTCCAGACGCCGCCGGAGCAGCGTGACCAGGCCATCATCGCCGAGTTGCACCGACTGGAGACCGCGCAGGCCGACGTCCTGCTCGACCACTTCGGCGACGTCATCAAGCCCGGCGACCGCATGATGGACGGCGGGTCCGGTCGCGGTGGCACCAGCTTCATGGCCAACCAGCGCTTCGGCGCGCGGCTCGACGGCGTCAGCATCTCCGAGGCCCAGGTCGAGTTCGCCAACGACCAGGCCCGCAAGCGCGGCGTGGCCGACCAGGTCCGGTTCCACTTCAAGAACATGCTCGACACCGGCTTCGACACCGGCTCGATGCGCGGGATCTGGACCAACGAGACCACGATGTACGTGGACCTCCAGCAGCTCTACGCCGAGTTCGCGCGCCTGATCGCCCCCGGCGGCCGGTACGTCTGCATCACCGGCTGCTACAACGACCTCACCGGCGGCCGGTCGCGCGCGGTCAGCCAGATCGACCAGCACTACATCTGCAACATCCACCCGCGCAGCGAGTACTTCCGGGCGTTGGCGGACAACGGTTTCGTGCCGATCAACGTGGTCGACCTGACCGCCGCCACCATCCCGTACTGGGAGCTGCGGGCGAAGTCCTCGGTCGCGACCGGCATCGAGGACCCGTTCCTGACCGCCTACCGCGAGGGCAGCTTCCACTACCTGCTGATCGCGGCCGACCGCATCTGA
- a CDS encoding response regulator: MIRVVLADDEPMVRAGVKTILATDPGIEVVAEAGDGREAVELALSHRPDVVLLDIRMPRLDGLAAAEELGRVAPEVAVVILTTFDEDEYVAKALGSGASGFLLKAADPRELIIGVRAASDGAAYLSPRVAQRLVEDLRGGRLQRHEGARRRVEGLSAREREVLGLVGRGLSNQEIGARLFVAEGTVKAHMTAILNRLGVANRVQAAILAHDAGLTG, translated from the coding sequence GTGATCAGGGTCGTGTTGGCCGACGACGAGCCGATGGTTCGGGCTGGGGTGAAGACGATCCTCGCCACGGATCCGGGCATCGAAGTCGTGGCTGAGGCGGGGGATGGGCGGGAAGCCGTCGAGTTGGCGTTGAGCCATCGGCCGGACGTGGTGTTGTTGGACATCCGGATGCCGCGGTTGGACGGGTTGGCTGCTGCCGAGGAGCTCGGGCGGGTCGCGCCGGAGGTCGCGGTGGTGATCTTGACGACCTTTGACGAGGACGAGTACGTGGCGAAGGCGTTGGGGTCGGGGGCCAGTGGGTTCCTGCTCAAGGCGGCCGACCCGCGGGAGCTGATCATCGGCGTGAGGGCTGCGTCGGACGGGGCCGCTTATCTGTCGCCGCGGGTGGCGCAGCGGCTGGTCGAGGACCTGCGGGGTGGCCGGTTGCAGCGGCACGAAGGCGCGCGTAGGCGGGTGGAAGGGCTCAGTGCGCGGGAGCGCGAGGTGTTGGGGCTGGTGGGACGGGGGTTGTCGAACCAGGAGATCGGTGCGCGGCTGTTCGTGGCCGAAGGCACGGTCAAGGCGCACATGACCGCCATCCTCAACCGGCTGGGCGTCGCCAACCGGGTCCAGGCGGCCATCCTCGCGCACGACGCCGGCCTGACCGGCTGA
- a CDS encoding VUT family protein, with translation MLRKITPAGAALLVAYIATIPLANFVVSRFGAVPVGFGYLAPAAVYFAGLALVLRDLARESVGRGAVVVAIVLGTVLSYLLADPALATASAAAFALAECLDFAVYEPLRKRGLIIAVVGSNIVGLLADSLLFLKLAFNSFEYLPGQIIGKAWMTVAAVAVLALLGRTGPRVGTS, from the coding sequence ATGTTGAGGAAGATCACGCCCGCCGGGGCTGCGCTGCTCGTCGCCTACATCGCCACGATCCCGTTGGCGAACTTCGTCGTCAGCCGCTTCGGGGCGGTACCAGTGGGGTTCGGCTACCTCGCCCCTGCGGCGGTGTACTTCGCGGGCCTCGCCCTGGTGCTCCGTGATCTGGCCCGCGAAAGTGTCGGTCGCGGCGCGGTGGTGGTTGCGATCGTCCTCGGCACGGTGTTGTCCTACCTGCTGGCGGATCCCGCGCTCGCTACGGCTTCCGCTGCCGCCTTCGCGCTGGCCGAGTGCCTGGACTTTGCGGTCTACGAACCGTTGCGCAAGCGTGGACTGATCATCGCCGTCGTCGGTTCCAACATCGTTGGTCTACTCGCGGACAGTCTCTTGTTCCTCAAACTGGCCTTCAACTCCTTCGAGTACCTGCCCGGACAGATCATCGGCAAGGCGTGGATGACTGTCGCGGCGGTCGCGGTGTTGGCCCTGCTCGGCCGCACCGGGCCGCGGGTGGGGACGAGTTGA
- a CDS encoding family 2 encapsulin nanocompartment cargo protein terpene cyclase yields the protein MTETVAADWTVPSGLGTSAARVVAELTKQPPPEPGYLERPWGDGTASPLYVPVAERVDDALTEVVEDGLALWAEEVGFEGEDLDHMRKAGFGRLAVLTHVDTDDPDRLLIAAKLNAAWWAADDLYADDSGMGAEPTQLPPRLAIAMAAMDPLPDAGEFSAPLDETLGSDVVLRALRTGIDHLTRYGTPSIVQRVNYSTFAMFVAWTSYAAWRHTGEYPPAWKYLATRQHDTFYTSMTLIDAVGGYEVPANLYYEPNVRRAAFQAGTASVLVNDLMSVKKDAADEKPVVNMVLQVAADRGISNEEASEVVVELHNKIVRDFEELHRSLLPLPSPELQRFLRGLKAWMGGGFEWHNTNPRYR from the coding sequence ATGACGGAGACCGTGGCCGCGGACTGGACCGTGCCGAGCGGCTTGGGCACGTCCGCCGCGCGGGTCGTGGCGGAGCTGACCAAGCAGCCGCCACCGGAACCGGGCTACCTGGAACGGCCGTGGGGCGACGGGACCGCGTCACCGCTGTACGTCCCGGTCGCCGAGCGGGTCGACGACGCGCTCACCGAGGTCGTCGAGGACGGCCTCGCGCTGTGGGCGGAGGAGGTCGGGTTCGAGGGCGAGGACCTCGACCACATGCGCAAGGCCGGGTTCGGGCGGCTGGCCGTGCTGACCCACGTCGACACCGACGACCCGGACCGGCTGCTGATCGCCGCCAAGCTCAACGCGGCGTGGTGGGCGGCCGACGACCTGTACGCCGACGACAGCGGCATGGGCGCGGAACCCACCCAGCTGCCGCCGCGCCTGGCGATCGCGATGGCGGCCATGGACCCGCTGCCCGACGCGGGCGAGTTCTCCGCGCCGCTGGACGAGACGCTGGGCTCGGACGTGGTGCTGCGCGCGCTGCGGACCGGGATCGACCACCTCACCCGGTACGGCACCCCGTCGATCGTGCAGCGGGTGAACTACTCGACGTTCGCCATGTTCGTGGCCTGGACCAGCTACGCGGCCTGGCGGCACACCGGCGAGTACCCGCCCGCGTGGAAGTACCTGGCCACCCGCCAGCACGACACCTTCTACACGTCGATGACGCTCATCGACGCCGTCGGCGGCTACGAGGTGCCCGCGAACCTGTACTACGAGCCGAACGTGCGGCGGGCCGCGTTCCAGGCGGGTACGGCGTCCGTGCTGGTGAACGACCTCATGTCGGTGAAGAAGGACGCGGCCGACGAGAAGCCGGTGGTCAACATGGTGCTCCAGGTCGCCGCCGACCGCGGTATCTCCAACGAAGAGGCCAGCGAGGTCGTCGTCGAACTGCACAACAAGATCGTCCGCGACTTCGAGGAACTGCACCGCTCGCTGCTGCCGCTGCCGTCACCGGAGCTCCAGCGCTTCCTGCGCGGCCTGAAGGCCTGGATGGGCGGCGGTTTCGAGTGGCACAACACCAATCCGCGCTACCGGTAG
- the queC gene encoding 7-cyano-7-deazaguanine synthase QueC, whose product MAQPAIVLLSGGLDSTTVLAIAKDQGFEPYALSFSYGQRHSVELEAAKRVAKSLGVARHVITDIDLRVFGGSALTSDIAVPKHDSVDEVDADSVPVTYVPARNTIFLSFALAYAEVVGSTDIFTGVTAVDYSGYPDCRPEYMAAYENMANLATRAGVEGEARLRLHSPLIEMSKADIIREGLRLGVDYSITSSCYDPDDQGRACGRCDTCLLRLKGFAEAGVSDPVAYRNANA is encoded by the coding sequence ATGGCACAACCGGCGATCGTACTGCTGAGCGGCGGTCTCGACTCCACCACGGTGCTCGCAATCGCCAAGGACCAGGGCTTCGAGCCGTACGCGCTGAGCTTCAGCTACGGCCAACGCCACAGCGTGGAACTCGAAGCCGCCAAGCGCGTCGCCAAGAGCCTCGGCGTTGCCCGGCACGTGATCACGGACATCGACCTCCGCGTGTTCGGCGGCTCTGCTCTCACGTCGGACATCGCTGTGCCGAAGCACGACAGCGTGGACGAGGTGGATGCCGACAGCGTCCCCGTCACCTACGTGCCGGCCCGCAACACGATCTTCCTCTCGTTCGCTCTCGCCTACGCCGAGGTCGTCGGGTCGACCGACATCTTCACGGGGGTGACGGCAGTCGACTACAGCGGTTATCCCGACTGCCGGCCCGAGTACATGGCGGCCTACGAGAACATGGCCAACCTCGCGACCCGTGCGGGCGTCGAGGGAGAGGCCCGACTGCGTCTCCACTCCCCTCTGATCGAGATGTCGAAGGCCGACATCATCCGGGAGGGTCTCCGGTTGGGGGTGGACTACTCGATCACGTCGAGTTGCTACGACCCCGACGACCAGGGACGGGCCTGCGGGCGCTGCGACACCTGCCTCCTCCGGTTGAAGGGTTTCGCCGAGGCCGGTGTCAGCGACCCCGTCGCGTACCGGAACGCGAACGCATGA
- the queD gene encoding 6-carboxytetrahydropterin synthase QueD — protein sequence MEIFREFTFEAAHRLPEVPEGHKCARLHGHSYRVAVHVEGPVDPAAGWVMDFGDIKAAFKPLEEQLDHHYLNEVPGLENPTSENLAVWIWDRLVPELPWLSSVTVRETCTSGCTYRGR from the coding sequence ATGGAGATCTTCCGAGAGTTCACCTTCGAGGCTGCGCACCGCCTGCCCGAAGTGCCGGAGGGGCACAAGTGCGCTCGCCTGCACGGTCACTCCTACCGCGTTGCGGTGCACGTTGAAGGCCCTGTGGACCCGGCCGCGGGTTGGGTGATGGACTTCGGTGACATCAAGGCCGCCTTCAAGCCCCTTGAGGAACAACTCGACCACCATTACCTGAACGAGGTACCCGGGTTGGAGAACCCGACCAGCGAGAACCTCGCGGTGTGGATCTGGGATCGTCTGGTACCCGAACTGCCCTGGTTGTCGAGCGTGACCGTTAGGGAAACCTGCACCTCCGGGTGCACGTACCGGGGGCGGTGA
- a CDS encoding serine hydrolase, producing MRLIGIAAVAALVTATVTPVAAADASGDRAARLAEAIRQAVVAQDFKDVIDLTPPEPSLAARSAEPVEKYDGVPTPRLALAAGKPLHQTPNLDVAVIELDGAGRPRAMADVLLSPQYPTGVVVPVNRRTLSTDQVRYRWWDDTEWDVNGGRGTRDVLAGREDAPIDFSSPYPASVLKLMVGFGVLRLVDQGRVSLDGEYVYDPTVPRPACGGKQTKTVRQFFDEMITRSQNESTCALIKMIHDLKAMDELNQSFVDLGLPTLMITGTLPENGGRWIGSNMSGIDTAKLLLLVNGGPGVLWTTDSGRRVTAGALSRSSRQFFLKTLGDQGHNEMLSTTNWCGRDYPVQGIPQKTPARWVQPDGTVTVGDAVYGQDVRPCDARAEVTYAHKNGWVDTTGSDAGIVKSLRGKDGRNYVVVVFCNLGTDYVDSYRPADPPGVFPVLYTEKYAKLGKAIDGIMAGMR from the coding sequence ATGAGACTGATCGGTATCGCGGCCGTCGCGGCGCTGGTCACCGCGACGGTCACCCCGGTCGCCGCGGCCGACGCGTCCGGCGATCGCGCGGCGCGGCTGGCCGAGGCGATCCGGCAGGCGGTGGTGGCGCAGGACTTCAAGGACGTCATCGACCTGACGCCGCCGGAGCCGAGCCTGGCCGCGCGGTCGGCCGAGCCGGTGGAGAAGTACGACGGGGTGCCCACGCCGCGCTTGGCGCTGGCGGCCGGGAAACCGCTGCACCAGACGCCGAACCTCGACGTCGCGGTGATCGAGCTGGACGGCGCCGGCCGCCCGCGGGCCATGGCGGACGTGCTGCTCAGCCCGCAGTACCCGACCGGGGTCGTGGTGCCGGTGAACCGGCGGACGCTGTCCACCGACCAGGTCCGCTACCGCTGGTGGGACGACACCGAGTGGGACGTCAACGGCGGGCGCGGCACGCGGGACGTCCTGGCGGGCCGGGAGGACGCGCCGATCGACTTCTCCTCGCCGTACCCGGCGTCGGTGCTCAAGCTGATGGTGGGCTTCGGCGTGCTGCGCCTGGTCGACCAGGGTCGGGTGTCGCTGGACGGCGAGTACGTCTACGACCCGACCGTGCCGAGGCCCGCGTGCGGCGGGAAGCAGACCAAGACCGTGCGGCAGTTCTTCGACGAGATGATCACCCGGTCGCAGAACGAGTCCACCTGCGCGTTGATCAAGATGATCCACGACCTGAAGGCCATGGACGAGCTCAACCAGTCGTTCGTGGACCTCGGCCTGCCGACGCTGATGATCACCGGGACGCTGCCGGAGAACGGCGGCCGGTGGATCGGCTCGAACATGAGCGGCATCGACACGGCGAAGCTGCTGCTGCTGGTCAACGGTGGTCCCGGTGTGCTGTGGACGACCGACAGCGGGCGGCGCGTGACGGCGGGCGCGTTGAGCCGGTCGTCGCGGCAGTTCTTCCTGAAGACGCTGGGGGACCAGGGGCACAACGAGATGCTGTCCACCACGAACTGGTGCGGCCGGGACTACCCGGTGCAGGGCATCCCGCAGAAGACCCCGGCGCGGTGGGTGCAGCCGGACGGCACGGTGACCGTGGGCGACGCCGTGTACGGGCAGGACGTGCGGCCGTGTGACGCGCGGGCCGAGGTCACCTACGCGCACAAGAACGGGTGGGTGGACACCACCGGCAGCGACGCGGGCATCGTGAAGTCGTTGCGCGGCAAGGACGGCCGGAACTACGTCGTGGTCGTGTTCTGCAACCTGGGCACCGACTACGTGGACTCCTACCGGCCCGCCGACCCGCCGGGCGTGTTCCCGGTGCTGTACACCGAGAAGTACGCCAAGCTGGGCAAGGCGATCGACGGGATCATGGCCGGGATGCGCTGA
- a CDS encoding GTP cyclohydrolase I FolE2, giving the protein MHDIQGEYDPRGVEVDEVGIAGLRYPVLFQDGTISERGVAEISVTVRLQADRRGTHMSRMVALVHERLQVFEPRDFAQTLKAGAAELDAPAISVTLSMPVAMVTSAPTSKLESMSVHDISVSGTWQDGECRMTTSVTSEVTSLCPCSKSISDYGAHNQRSKVTLSITGDEDDLYPLNVADAVEIIAGSGSAPVVPLVKRVDERTLTMQAYDHPVFVEDMAREISVACRSRGLVHRVHVRNLESIHSHDAVALVVG; this is encoded by the coding sequence ATGCACGACATCCAGGGCGAGTACGACCCTCGCGGGGTCGAAGTGGACGAGGTGGGCATCGCCGGGCTTCGGTACCCGGTGCTCTTCCAGGACGGCACCATCAGCGAGCGGGGTGTCGCGGAGATCTCGGTGACAGTTCGCCTCCAGGCCGATCGCCGTGGCACACACATGAGCAGGATGGTCGCGCTGGTGCACGAGCGCCTCCAGGTCTTCGAACCGCGCGACTTCGCGCAGACGTTGAAGGCGGGAGCCGCCGAGTTGGACGCCCCGGCCATCTCGGTGACGCTGAGCATGCCGGTCGCGATGGTGACCTCGGCCCCGACGAGCAAACTCGAATCGATGTCGGTGCACGACATCAGCGTGTCGGGTACGTGGCAGGACGGCGAGTGCCGGATGACGACGTCCGTGACCTCGGAGGTGACCAGTCTTTGTCCTTGCTCCAAGAGCATCTCCGACTACGGCGCTCACAACCAGCGCAGCAAGGTGACCCTGTCGATCACTGGTGACGAGGACGACCTGTACCCGTTGAACGTGGCCGATGCGGTCGAGATCATCGCTGGCAGCGGCTCAGCTCCCGTAGTGCCGCTGGTGAAGCGCGTAGACGAGCGGACGTTGACGATGCAGGCCTATGACCACCCGGTGTTCGTTGAAGACATGGCGCGAGAGATCTCCGTGGCCTGCCGGAGCCGTGGGCTCGTGCATCGAGTGCACGTGCGGAACCTCGAGAGCATCCACAGCCACGACGCCGTGGCGCTTGTTGTCGGCTGA
- the queE gene encoding 7-carboxy-7-deazaguanine synthase — translation MTYLVKEIFYTLQGEGTHAGRPAVFCRFSRCNLWTGLEKDRYRAICKFCDTDFVGTDGTGGGRFSTADDLAEAVESAWPSEARENRFVVCTGGEPLLQLDDAAVAALHERGFEVAVETNGTRVPPVGVDWLCVSPKIGAELVVTGGDELKLVYPQVGGDPAQFEHLDFRTFRLQPLDDAERDSHTRAAVEYCMKNPRWSLSLQTHKYLGIR, via the coding sequence ATGACCTACCTGGTCAAGGAGATCTTCTACACGCTCCAAGGAGAAGGCACCCACGCCGGGCGACCGGCCGTGTTCTGCCGCTTCTCGCGCTGCAACCTGTGGACCGGTCTGGAGAAGGATCGCTACCGCGCGATCTGCAAGTTCTGCGACACCGATTTCGTCGGCACCGACGGTACCGGCGGTGGACGGTTCTCCACCGCCGACGACCTCGCCGAAGCGGTCGAGTCGGCTTGGCCGTCGGAGGCTCGGGAGAACCGATTCGTGGTGTGCACCGGCGGAGAGCCGCTTCTCCAGTTGGACGATGCCGCGGTGGCAGCGCTGCACGAACGCGGTTTCGAGGTCGCGGTGGAGACCAACGGCACCCGTGTGCCGCCCGTCGGTGTGGACTGGCTCTGCGTCAGTCCGAAGATCGGCGCTGAACTTGTGGTGACCGGGGGTGACGAACTGAAGTTGGTCTATCCCCAGGTGGGCGGTGATCCCGCCCAGTTCGAACACCTCGACTTCCGGACGTTCCGCCTCCAGCCCCTCGACGACGCGGAACGGGACAGCCACACGCGCGCGGCGGTGGAGTACTGCATGAAGAACCCGCGCTGGTCGTTGTCCTTGCAGACCCACAAGTACCTGGGGATTCGCTGA
- a CDS encoding 3'-5' exonuclease, which produces MNILNVVDVEATCWEGSPPPTQTSEIIEIGLTVVDLDAGVRTARHRILVRPRRSRVSAFCTELTGLTQAEVDTGVTFAEACRILAAEHRANQVPWASWGDYDRKQFTRQCQMTNTEYPFSRDHTNAKAVFAEAHGLRKRPGMAQALEIAGLPLEGRHHSGEDDAWNIAALVLHLRRKGAWLSASRP; this is translated from the coding sequence GTGAACATCCTCAACGTGGTCGACGTGGAAGCGACCTGCTGGGAAGGCAGCCCGCCGCCCACCCAGACCAGCGAGATCATCGAGATCGGCCTCACCGTGGTGGACCTCGACGCCGGCGTCCGCACCGCGCGCCACCGCATCCTGGTCCGCCCCCGGCGCAGCCGCGTCAGCGCGTTCTGCACCGAGCTGACCGGCCTCACGCAGGCCGAGGTCGACACCGGTGTCACGTTCGCCGAAGCCTGCCGGATCCTGGCCGCCGAGCACCGCGCGAACCAGGTCCCGTGGGCCAGTTGGGGCGACTACGACCGCAAGCAGTTCACCCGCCAGTGCCAGATGACGAACACCGAGTACCCGTTCTCCCGCGACCACACCAACGCGAAGGCCGTCTTCGCGGAAGCCCACGGTCTCCGCAAGCGCCCCGGCATGGCGCAGGCCCTGGAGATCGCGGGCCTGCCCCTCGAAGGTCGCCACCACAGTGGCGAGGACGACGCCTGGAACATCGCCGCCCTCGTCCTCCACCTCCGTCGGAAAGGCGCTTGGCTCAGCGCATCCCGGCCATGA